The following proteins are co-located in the Microcystis wesenbergii NRERC-220 genome:
- a CDS encoding IS4 family transposase — MNQYNALKQALKPHLRWHGARLSFLALFLLALLKVKTVNLKELALGFEGRVLVESHYKRLQRFFGDFEIDYPEIARIVVQWLNIPQPWVLSIDRTNWSFGSHHYNILTVGIVHEGVAIPILWWMLKKKKGNSNSDERMRFIEEMLKIFPSAEIRCLCGDREFIGLAWLRYLLLEPMLAFCLRIRATDKIEYNGKRLAAKVIFAHLAIGESQRLQGSCLIWGYPVSVEALRLPDNSLLIVIGQPDCLGLIQDYAQRWGIETLFGIFKTRGFCLESTHFTDPKRLRKLLALLTLALVWSLKTGLEIHHLNPIPIKKHGRRAKSLFRLGLDHLRHLILNPSLPNFSLFLQSLHFLSCT, encoded by the coding sequence ATGAACCAGTATAATGCGTTGAAACAAGCTCTCAAACCTCATTTGCGATGGCACGGAGCAAGACTCTCTTTCCTCGCTCTATTCTTACTGGCTCTGTTGAAAGTAAAAACCGTCAACCTCAAGGAATTAGCCCTAGGTTTTGAAGGTCGGGTATTGGTAGAGTCCCATTACAAACGATTACAACGCTTTTTTGGGGACTTCGAGATAGATTACCCTGAAATAGCTCGCATTGTAGTCCAGTGGCTCAATATCCCTCAACCCTGGGTATTGAGTATTGACCGCACCAATTGGTCATTTGGTAGTCATCACTACAACATCCTCACAGTCGGCATTGTCCATGAAGGGGTAGCTATTCCCATTCTCTGGTGGATGCTCAAGAAGAAAAAAGGCAACTCAAACAGCGATGAACGGATGCGTTTTATTGAGGAGATGCTGAAGATTTTTCCTTCTGCGGAGATTCGTTGCTTGTGTGGAGACCGTGAGTTTATTGGGCTGGCGTGGCTGAGGTATCTTTTGCTTGAACCGATGCTGGCTTTCTGTTTAAGAATTCGGGCGACAGACAAGATTGAGTACAATGGCAAGCGGTTGGCCGCCAAGGTTATTTTTGCCCATCTTGCCATTGGTGAATCTCAACGTCTGCAGGGGAGTTGTCTAATTTGGGGTTATCCCGTTTCTGTAGAGGCTCTTCGCTTACCCGATAATTCTTTGCTCATCGTCATTGGACAGCCCGATTGTCTGGGTCTGATTCAGGATTATGCCCAACGTTGGGGTATTGAAACTCTTTTTGGCATCTTTAAGACCCGTGGGTTTTGTCTAGAATCTACTCACTTTACTGACCCAAAACGTCTGCGTAAGCTTTTAGCCTTACTGACTTTAGCTTTGGTCTGGTCTCTCAAGACAGGATTGGAGATACATCATCTTAATCCAATTCCTATCAAGAAACATGGTCGCCGAGCAAAAAGCCTCTTTCGGCTAGGTTTAGACCACCTTCGTCATCTTATTCTCAATCCTTCATTACCTAACTTTTCTCTTTTTCTCCAGTCCTTACATTTTTTGTCCTGTACTTAG
- a CDS encoding serine hydrolase domain-containing protein, which produces MLPLFSFPSAVKITANDGQAYSAFLSRFTRRQHTLAKKVKEDSRFDDTIRLNSSTDVASSENRGYGSIKKNTLISILFSLLFYHCLELALLQPVYAGCQEAREYSRKYQGTSLLVMYDGKIVCEAYDNGGAANQPVELASGTKSFTGIIAASAVQDGLLQFDEKVARTIKEWQGNRIKEKVTIRQLLNLTSGIQTPKAAGNRASINISYQQSIAMPVLDEPGTKFAYGQVPFQIFGAVMLRKLKGEDPVSYLKRRILSPIGIKIGGWRKAADGHSFMAHGAQLTARNWALYGEFIRQMGVWRGQKYLESSLLKECFEGSKVNPAYGLSWWLNRDMPDSMRAMITPLIRGTDVRPISGLFPPDLVFAAGVGAQRLYISRLEKLVVVRQSKGIRDSLLNRRRSGFSDRKFWQALKS; this is translated from the coding sequence ATGCTGCCTTTATTTTCATTTCCGTCGGCAGTTAAAATCACCGCTAACGACGGACAAGCATATAGTGCTTTTCTGTCTCGCTTCACAAGACGGCAACACACTCTTGCTAAGAAAGTTAAGGAAGACAGCCGTTTCGATGATACCATCAGGCTCAATAGCAGCACAGATGTGGCAAGCTCTGAAAATAGAGGTTATGGTTCTATAAAAAAGAACACATTAATCAGCATATTGTTTAGTCTTCTATTCTATCACTGTTTAGAATTGGCATTGCTTCAACCAGTATATGCTGGCTGTCAGGAAGCAAGAGAATACAGTCGAAAATATCAAGGCACTTCTTTGCTCGTGATGTATGATGGGAAAATTGTCTGTGAAGCCTACGATAATGGCGGCGCAGCCAACCAGCCTGTTGAATTAGCGAGCGGAACGAAAAGTTTTACAGGCATTATTGCCGCATCCGCTGTTCAAGATGGCTTGCTTCAATTCGATGAGAAAGTAGCTCGGACTATTAAAGAATGGCAAGGTAATCGGATCAAAGAAAAGGTAACTATCAGACAATTGCTCAACCTAACGAGCGGCATTCAGACTCCTAAAGCAGCAGGGAACCGCGCCTCTATTAACATTAGTTATCAGCAGTCTATAGCCATGCCTGTATTAGATGAACCAGGTACTAAATTTGCTTACGGACAAGTACCATTCCAAATATTTGGAGCAGTGATGTTGCGAAAACTGAAGGGGGAAGACCCGGTTTCTTACCTCAAGCGTCGAATTTTAAGCCCTATTGGTATTAAAATAGGAGGTTGGAGAAAAGCTGCTGATGGTCATTCATTTATGGCTCATGGGGCGCAACTAACTGCTAGGAATTGGGCGTTGTATGGTGAATTTATCAGACAGATGGGAGTCTGGCGAGGACAGAAATATTTAGAAAGTTCTTTGTTAAAAGAATGCTTTGAGGGAAGTAAGGTCAATCCTGCATATGGATTAAGTTGGTGGTTAAATAGGGATATGCCTGATAGTATGAGAGCAATGATTACCCCTTTAATAAGAGGAACGGATGTTCGTCCTATATCTGGACTCTTTCCACCAGATTTAGTGTTTGCAGCGGGAGTAGGAGCTCAACGTTTGTATATTAGCCGACTTGAAAAATTAGTCGTAGTCCGCCAATCAAAAGGAATTCGAGATTCTTTACTCAATAGAAGAAGATCTGGTTTTTCTGACAGAAAATTTTGGCAAGCTTTAAAATCTTAA
- a CDS encoding PPC domain-containing protein, with the protein MIKPRIDLLDTTPFSQVFSNLLSQGDELDFDNFDLLSNSQFQLKLGETTAEVNVFLLNSLGQVINFSVNEGNEEESLAQSLDSGTYSILVRPNRNLSISTDYNVAVSPTYIVEPKVVLPGSEFDFLSSQAIWQTNGVVKDQEILQVASIEPKTGFLVLDNPQAINNSLSSSGKIGNNSTWGYGNSNIDKYSSDDTPETAKKIGLLDATPFSQSFSDSVSQQDQLDFYNFDLLSNSQLQLKLSGMTADANVFLLNSLGQTINFSVNKGNEDESLTQSLDPGTYYILVRSNRNLSISTNYNLTVSATYIVDDVLVSNPEVPLPDPEFDSLSSQAVWQAGGGINDNGILQLAPIDPETGFLLLDNIKALDNGLPSLGKTENGPEWAYGNSLKIVYNKTVNGKIVFNKAEWTGTTWKKGSIIDSQGNPLEGISPLTHLDKNFGLLSYLKDIKVGNTTVRLSAWADLDNQGIGGILPGERRRWVEGERSILLTQEVAGYEQLFKFNIDTNSLEQLTFDATDKVGDAFMFRAPEFNNELIFFVAETTIDNNFRPNQHSVYRKVNGQWTKIQTIVSPVPELPIITGHEPFTINGHSYIAFNISKGGPKGERVLDGSQQVWFSGVGPNEEDGLVKLRRVSSDNGTINSNKIPDPEAYVTQAQDKAFIYYSTTEVVGGVSTIHRADTGLGTNSVLGSEIQPNIPVVDNFNLIG; encoded by the coding sequence ATGATTAAACCAAGAATTGATCTACTTGATACCACTCCTTTCTCTCAAGTTTTTTCCAATTTGCTGAGTCAGGGAGATGAACTAGATTTTGACAACTTTGATTTACTATCAAATAGTCAATTTCAATTAAAGCTCGGTGAAACGACGGCGGAGGTTAATGTCTTCTTGCTAAATTCTCTAGGTCAGGTAATTAATTTTTCTGTCAACGAGGGGAATGAAGAGGAATCCCTAGCTCAAAGCTTAGATTCAGGAACTTACTCTATCTTGGTTCGACCCAATCGAAATCTATCAATCTCCACTGATTATAATGTAGCCGTTTCTCCTACCTACATCGTCGAGCCAAAAGTTGTTCTTCCTGGGTCAGAATTCGATTTTTTAAGTTCTCAAGCAATTTGGCAAACCAATGGTGTGGTAAAAGACCAAGAAATTCTCCAGGTGGCTTCCATCGAGCCTAAAACTGGTTTTCTGGTTTTAGATAACCCACAAGCTATCAATAATAGTTTATCCTCATCGGGAAAAATTGGAAATAACTCTACATGGGGTTACGGAAACAGTAATATAGATAAATACAGTTCTGATGATACGCCAGAAACTGCAAAAAAAATTGGTTTACTTGATGCCACTCCCTTTTCTCAAAGTTTTTCCGATTCGGTTAGTCAGCAAGATCAACTAGATTTTTACAACTTTGATTTACTATCAAATAGTCAACTTCAATTAAAGCTCAGTGGAATGACCGCTGATGCTAATGTTTTCTTGCTAAATTCTCTAGGTCAGACAATTAATTTTTCTGTCAACAAGGGGAATGAAGACGAATCTCTAACTCAAAGTTTAGATCCAGGAACTTACTATATCTTGGTTCGATCCAATCGAAACCTATCAATTTCCACTAATTATAATCTAACCGTTTCTGCCACCTACATCGTTGATGATGTCCTTGTTTCTAATCCAGAAGTTCCTCTTCCTGACCCAGAATTTGATTCCTTAAGTTCTCAAGCAGTTTGGCAAGCCGGTGGTGGGATAAACGACAATGGAATTCTCCAGTTGGCTCCTATCGATCCTGAAACTGGTTTTCTGCTTTTAGATAACATAAAAGCTCTGGATAATGGTTTACCCTCATTAGGAAAAACTGAAAATGGCCCTGAATGGGCCTACGGAAACAGCTTGAAAATCGTATATAATAAGACGGTTAATGGCAAGATTGTTTTTAACAAGGCTGAATGGACCGGGACAACCTGGAAGAAAGGATCGATCATTGATTCACAGGGAAATCCCCTTGAAGGAATTAGTCCTCTAACTCATCTGGATAAAAATTTTGGCTTGTTAAGTTATCTGAAAGATATTAAAGTAGGAAACACAACCGTAAGATTGTCAGCTTGGGCAGATTTAGACAATCAGGGTATAGGCGGTATCTTACCCGGAGAACGCAGAAGGTGGGTGGAAGGTGAACGCTCCATTTTGCTAACTCAAGAAGTTGCTGGTTATGAACAACTTTTTAAGTTCAATATTGACACTAATAGCTTGGAACAACTGACCTTTGATGCGACCGACAAAGTTGGGGATGCTTTCATGTTTCGAGCGCCAGAATTTAACAATGAGTTGATCTTTTTTGTCGCAGAGACAACGATAGATAATAACTTCCGTCCCAACCAACATTCAGTTTATCGTAAAGTAAATGGACAGTGGACCAAAATACAGACGATTGTCAGTCCTGTACCTGAATTGCCTATCATTACAGGACATGAACCTTTTACTATCAATGGCCACTCCTACATTGCATTTAATATCAGCAAAGGTGGACCTAAGGGAGAGCGGGTACTAGATGGTAGTCAACAGGTGTGGTTCTCAGGTGTAGGTCCAAACGAAGAAGACGGACTCGTGAAATTACGTCGAGTTAGTAGCGATAATGGAACGATAAACTCAAACAAAATTCCCGATCCTGAAGCTTATGTAACTCAGGCTCAAGATAAGGCGTTTATTTATTATTCCACCACTGAAGTAGTGGGTGGTGTTTCAACCATTCATCGAGCTGATACAGGACTGGGAACCAACTCAGTATTAGGCTCTGAAATACAACCAAATATACCTGTTGTTGATAATTTTAATTTGATCGGATGA
- a CDS encoding sulfotransferase family protein: MSVLQPLFILASPRSFTSLTCGMLGQHPDLYGVAELNLFYTDNVKNYLQIFRDEGQFRRTHGLHRVIAQLFAGEQTIESIQLAHRWLMNRYHWSNGDIYWELCKKVQPLRIVDKSPAYSLFPESLVRIRETFPDAYFLHLVRHPRAQGESVMNLMPNVRYGKIIVKKVFSISDTKTVNPTMINTLDTSQEKPVLDYQFLWYRMQYRIMEFMKTIPPERQMRLRGEDILGNPPHYFEMISNWLKISWSDAAYEAMLHPEDSPFSSPGPLGAQFGNDPNFMKNPVFRPRNIKIPKLEGSLPWRSDGKGFAPKVIELARELGYE; the protein is encoded by the coding sequence ATGTCAGTCTTACAGCCTCTTTTTATTCTCGCTTCTCCCCGTTCTTTTACTTCATTGACTTGCGGTATGTTAGGTCAACACCCAGATTTATATGGAGTGGCAGAACTCAATCTATTCTATACTGATAATGTGAAAAATTATTTGCAAATATTTAGAGATGAGGGACAGTTCAGAAGGACTCACGGCTTACATCGAGTCATTGCTCAACTTTTTGCTGGAGAACAGACCATTGAATCTATTCAGTTGGCTCATCGGTGGTTGATGAATCGCTACCATTGGAGCAATGGAGATATTTATTGGGAATTATGTAAGAAAGTACAGCCTCTCAGGATTGTTGATAAATCTCCCGCTTATTCTCTGTTTCCTGAAAGTCTTGTTCGCATTCGAGAAACTTTTCCTGATGCTTATTTTTTACATCTAGTTCGCCATCCTAGAGCTCAGGGAGAATCTGTCATGAACCTGATGCCGAATGTTCGCTATGGAAAAATCATAGTTAAAAAAGTTTTTAGTATCTCTGATACGAAAACGGTTAACCCCACTATGATTAATACATTAGATACTTCACAAGAAAAACCAGTTCTTGATTATCAGTTTCTTTGGTATCGTATGCAGTATAGAATTATGGAATTTATGAAAACCATTCCCCCCGAAAGACAAATGCGCTTGCGAGGAGAGGACATTTTAGGTAATCCCCCCCATTACTTTGAAATGATTTCTAATTGGTTGAAAATCTCCTGGAGCGACGCGGCCTATGAAGCTATGTTGCATCCAGAAGACTCTCCTTTTTCTTCGCCTGGCCCCCTAGGAGCGCAGTTTGGCAACGACCCTAATTTTATGAAAAATCCAGTTTTCAGACCAAGAAATATTAAAATTCCTAAACTAGAAGGTAGTCTTCCCTGGCGAAGTGATGGCAAAGGATTTGCTCCCAAAGTTATAGAGTTAGCCAGAGAGTTAGGATACGAGTAA
- a CDS encoding SDR family oxidoreductase translates to MSEQTGSNLTDQVTIITGASGGIGLACAKRLLSQHHKVVLVDINPEKLASTVEELVTIAAPEQILSLVLSVCDENDMAAMASKTVAHFGRIDNLIACAGILRVGEDLKTIWQTSLEEWRAVIETNLTGTFLSNRAVIPTMIEQKQGDIINISSVSGRQGRPFDGPYCASKFGIIGLSESLSEEVSAWGVRVQTILPDAIDTPLWNQNGPSVPKPTYALPPERVAEFISYLLSLPRDTFLLNPVLMAFKSRKKRPKIK, encoded by the coding sequence ATGAGCGAGCAAACAGGTTCTAATTTAACCGATCAAGTCACAATTATTACAGGAGCTAGTGGAGGCATCGGTCTTGCCTGTGCCAAGCGACTCTTGAGCCAACACCATAAAGTGGTATTAGTAGATATCAATCCAGAAAAATTGGCTAGTACCGTCGAAGAATTAGTTACAATTGCTGCACCAGAGCAAATTCTCAGCTTGGTACTTAGTGTCTGTGATGAAAATGATATGGCGGCAATGGCCAGCAAAACAGTAGCTCATTTCGGGCGGATTGACAACCTCATTGCTTGCGCTGGTATTCTGCGAGTGGGAGAGGATTTGAAAACAATCTGGCAAACCTCTTTGGAGGAATGGCGGGCAGTGATTGAAACTAATTTAACGGGGACTTTTTTGAGCAATCGAGCCGTTATCCCCACGATGATTGAACAGAAACAAGGGGATATTATTAATATTTCTTCAGTTTCTGGCCGTCAAGGTCGGCCCTTCGATGGCCCTTATTGCGCTTCCAAATTTGGCATTATTGGACTGTCTGAATCCCTGTCGGAAGAGGTTTCCGCTTGGGGAGTGCGGGTACAGACTATTTTACCAGATGCCATTGATACACCTCTGTGGAATCAAAATGGCCCAAGTGTGCCTAAACCAACTTACGCTCTTCCTCCAGAAAGGGTGGCTGAGTTTATTAGCTATCTTCTGAGTTTACCTAGAGATACTTTCTTGCTCAATCCCGTCCTGATGGCTTTTAAGAGCCGCAAAAAACGTCCTAAGATTAAGTAA
- a CDS encoding SDR family oxidoreductase yields MSNQQKVAIVTGGSRGIGRATCLALAGQGFSVVVVGTNPERIEQTLNLINDKCNPSPASHLGLALDVRKEADMEEMVNQAVAHFGNIDLLVASAGLGKKVRSDRSLPRPTTELSLDEWHDLLEVNLTGIFLSNRAVLPIMISQASGQIVNICSSTTPYGLRGEPYAPAYCASKFGVVGLTESLAEEVRPYGIRVQAIFPGLVETGMIAKTALARRYGGLLTVEDVAAIIVYLTQQQDDTVIVHPHLLPVLER; encoded by the coding sequence ATGTCTAATCAACAGAAAGTGGCAATTGTTACAGGTGGCAGTCGAGGCATTGGTAGAGCGACTTGTTTAGCTCTTGCTGGGCAAGGCTTTTCTGTTGTCGTCGTCGGCACCAACCCTGAGCGCATTGAGCAGACTCTCAACTTAATCAATGATAAATGCAATCCTTCTCCAGCTTCCCATCTCGGACTAGCACTAGATGTTAGAAAGGAAGCAGATATGGAGGAAATGGTCAACCAAGCAGTCGCCCATTTTGGTAACATTGACTTACTTGTTGCCAGTGCTGGATTGGGTAAAAAAGTCAGATCAGATCGTTCCCTGCCCCGTCCGACTACTGAACTTTCCTTAGATGAATGGCACGATCTCTTGGAAGTTAACCTAACAGGAATATTCTTAAGCAATCGTGCCGTTTTGCCGATCATGATCTCACAAGCATCGGGTCAGATTGTGAATATTTGCTCGTCAACAACACCCTATGGTTTAAGGGGGGAACCTTACGCTCCCGCTTATTGTGCCTCCAAGTTTGGCGTGGTAGGATTAACTGAATCCCTTGCTGAAGAGGTGCGCCCCTATGGTATTCGTGTGCAAGCAATCTTTCCTGGTTTGGTAGAAACTGGCATGATTGCTAAAACTGCATTAGCCCGTCGTTATGGTGGACTACTCACAGTAGAAGATGTGGCAGCAATTATTGTTTATTTAACTCAACAGCAAGACGATACTGTAATTGTCCACCCCCACCTACTTCCTGTTTTAGAAAGATAA
- a CDS encoding alpha/beta fold hydrolase, with translation MPTVQVDPVHQISLNYQCLGEGEDLLLIHGLGANLAFWYPGIASALAQHYRVIIYDLRGHGKSTISDSGYTLTRMVQDLRVLLEYLEVEKVHLVGHSFGARVALLYSISHAQQVKSLTVADTQLQCLQAKMRLRDWPHWQSWRQKLLEQGAPLPSEDQIIDFHLLDQLNTTVNELTKPSLKNRDMGRKGKERWQKLMATGAKQEFEQETEITTAKLSQIIQPTLAIYGEKSHCLPTCSQLKNLLPNCSEVIIPEVGHFFPVIKPDQFVQVILNFCQKDNRFLERKLLVSPALEK, from the coding sequence ATGCCTACAGTTCAAGTTGATCCAGTTCACCAGATATCTTTAAACTACCAATGCTTGGGAGAAGGGGAAGATTTATTGCTTATCCATGGGCTAGGAGCTAACCTAGCTTTTTGGTATCCCGGTATCGCTTCTGCCCTTGCCCAGCACTACCGCGTGATTATTTATGACCTCAGAGGCCATGGCAAAAGTACAATATCTGACTCTGGCTATACTCTGACTCGGATGGTACAAGACCTGCGAGTCCTGCTTGAGTATCTCGAAGTCGAAAAAGTTCATCTTGTCGGGCATAGTTTTGGAGCGAGGGTTGCTCTCCTTTATAGCATTTCCCATGCTCAGCAAGTTAAGTCTCTGACAGTAGCAGATACTCAATTACAATGCTTGCAAGCCAAGATGCGGCTGCGGGATTGGCCTCATTGGCAGAGTTGGCGACAAAAACTTCTAGAACAAGGAGCGCCCCTGCCGTCAGAAGATCAGATTATTGATTTTCACCTGCTCGACCAGTTAAATACAACTGTCAATGAACTGACCAAACCTTCCTTAAAAAACCGTGATATGGGCAGAAAAGGAAAGGAGCGATGGCAAAAATTGATGGCAACTGGTGCCAAGCAAGAATTTGAGCAGGAAACTGAAATAACGACGGCTAAATTGTCACAAATTATTCAACCAACTCTAGCAATTTATGGAGAGAAGTCTCACTGTCTGCCGACTTGCTCCCAGTTAAAGAACTTACTTCCCAATTGTTCGGAGGTAATTATTCCAGAAGTAGGACACTTTTTTCCCGTGATTAAACCCGATCAATTTGTGCAAGTGATCTTGAATTTTTGCCAGAAGGACAATCGGTTTTTAGAGAGAAAGTTGTTGGTCAGTCCAGCTTTAGAAAAATAG
- a CDS encoding alkaline phosphatase family protein yields MNKVLMLGLDGATFSLLNPLMEDGIMPFLQQFVKQGVWADLMSTPNPLTPPGWVSMITGRSPDAHGIHDFLYPEQVGEQIFLKVNDSRNVRCETIWSMANRYGKRVTALNFFGMAPPPPLDGYSISGFVTWKHLRSATHPSQLIDTIKNLPNFDYKHLGMDITEEKKTIQGIPEEEYEDWIAIHSQRTKTWADLLAYLMTTDPTDLTAIVLDSPDKLQHFFWRYLYPPLMGTDADPKESQIRELCIQHYRELDGMLEQLVKLAGPETNVLLTSDHGFGTTTEVVYLNEWLARQGYLTWGETAQTDTDGKLTADRMKDHLMLIDWQKTIAYCPTPSSNGIYIKKETPLNHGVKKEDYQQFCQSLQRQLLDYRNPADGEPIFLEVTLNRAKLAGRPEAENSPDMTVRLRDGGFVSILKSTEVVRPRVKPDGTHRPAGIFIGSGPDFVSGQHLQPLSILDITPLLLYCLQLPIPTNLEGRVPQEVLKPEVLKARPINYQDFSDSWEQESDEEEAEISETEKEALLHQLQLLGYME; encoded by the coding sequence ATGAATAAAGTTTTGATGCTTGGACTCGATGGAGCGACCTTCTCTCTCTTGAATCCTTTGATGGAGGATGGTATCATGCCATTCTTGCAGCAATTTGTCAAGCAGGGAGTGTGGGCAGATTTAATGTCAACCCCTAATCCTCTCACCCCGCCAGGATGGGTATCGATGATCACTGGCAGGAGTCCTGATGCTCACGGCATCCATGATTTTTTGTATCCTGAACAGGTTGGAGAACAAATCTTTCTCAAGGTCAATGACTCCCGCAATGTTCGCTGTGAAACAATCTGGTCGATGGCCAATCGCTATGGCAAACGGGTAACGGCTTTGAACTTTTTTGGCATGGCTCCTCCCCCGCCTCTTGACGGCTATTCCATCTCTGGTTTCGTCACTTGGAAGCATTTACGGAGTGCCACCCACCCCTCTCAACTAATTGATACCATCAAAAACTTGCCTAATTTTGACTACAAACATTTAGGCATGGATATCACGGAAGAAAAGAAAACCATTCAAGGCATACCGGAAGAAGAATACGAAGATTGGATCGCCATTCATTCCCAGAGAACGAAAACTTGGGCTGATTTACTCGCTTATCTGATGACAACCGATCCTACGGATTTAACTGCCATTGTCTTGGACAGTCCCGACAAGCTGCAACACTTTTTCTGGCGCTATCTGTATCCACCACTGATGGGGACTGATGCGGATCCAAAAGAGAGCCAAATTCGCGAACTCTGTATTCAGCACTATCGAGAGTTAGATGGCATGCTCGAGCAGTTGGTGAAGTTGGCAGGACCGGAAACTAATGTCCTTCTGACCTCAGACCATGGATTCGGCACGACAACAGAAGTTGTTTATCTCAATGAATGGCTAGCCCGTCAAGGATACCTAACTTGGGGGGAAACAGCCCAGACGGATACGGATGGCAAGTTAACAGCAGACAGGATGAAAGATCATCTCATGCTGATTGACTGGCAGAAGACCATCGCCTATTGCCCTACCCCTAGCAGTAATGGCATTTACATTAAGAAAGAGACTCCTCTCAATCATGGTGTTAAAAAAGAAGATTACCAGCAATTTTGCCAAAGCTTGCAGCGACAACTTCTTGACTACAGAAATCCAGCCGACGGGGAACCGATCTTTCTTGAAGTCACTTTAAACCGAGCTAAACTTGCTGGAAGACCAGAAGCGGAAAATTCCCCTGACATGACCGTCAGGTTGCGGGATGGGGGCTTTGTTTCCATTTTGAAATCCACAGAGGTGGTCAGGCCTAGAGTCAAACCCGATGGAACTCACCGTCCGGCTGGAATTTTCATCGGTTCTGGTCCTGATTTTGTCAGCGGCCAACACTTACAACCTCTATCTATTCTCGATATTACGCCTTTGTTGTTATACTGCTTGCAACTGCCAATTCCCACTAATCTAGAAGGAAGAGTTCCCCAAGAAGTTCTCAAACCTGAAGTTCTTAAGGCTCGTCCCATTAATTATCAAGACTTCTCTGACAGTTGGGAGCAGGAAAGTGACGAAGAGGAAGCAGAAATTTCTGAGACCGAAAAAGAGGCTCTTCTCCATCAACTTCAGTTACTGGGTTATATGGAATAA
- a CDS encoding acyl carrier protein — MSGKQSLIFSQEDIEAQVIAVLENMTADWELEDGGKIDTETRLMEDLAFESIDVVQLVVALEKNFERKGLPFEQLFMREGDYVDELEVKEIVEFLHKNLQ; from the coding sequence ATGTCTGGGAAACAAAGTTTAATTTTTAGCCAAGAAGATATCGAAGCCCAAGTAATTGCTGTCTTAGAAAATATGACGGCCGACTGGGAATTGGAGGATGGCGGCAAAATAGATACAGAGACTCGCCTCATGGAAGATTTGGCTTTTGAATCGATCGATGTGGTGCAGTTGGTAGTTGCCCTAGAAAAGAACTTTGAGCGCAAGGGATTGCCCTTTGAACAACTATTTATGAGGGAGGGAGACTACGTTGATGAACTTGAAGTGAAAGAAATTGTTGAGTTCCTGCACAAAAATCTGCAATAA